The genomic region GCCAGCCCGCCGGAGCGGTCCCGCCCGCCGTTGGCCTCGAAGTCCAGCGACACGTTCGCCTTGACCTCGACGAAGACCTCGCCCTTGTTCGGCGAGTCCGCCCGGTCCGCGGCACGGGGGAAACCGGCCACCGCGTACTGCTCGGCGTACCCGATCGGCACCGCCTCCGCGTTGCCGGTCAACCGGCTGGCCGCGGCCACCACGGCCTTGGCCCCGGCCACGATCGGCGCGAACCGGGCGAACTCCGAGGGCGGCAGGTCCTCCCACTCCTGGGGCGCGCGCAGTTCCCAGGTCAGCTCGGTGGTGTCCAGGCTGGTGTCGTCCACCCGCGCGCTGTCCGCGTAGGCCAGCGCCTGCCCGCCCAGGCTGACCACCCGGTTGGCCGGGGCGTTCTGGTAGGTGGCCAGCACCTGGGGCAGGCGCTGCGCGTTGTGCTGGGCGGGCACGAACAGCAGCGGGGTGCGGAACTCCACCGCTCGCTGGTTGCGGTCCTGCCCGACCGCCTTGAACTGGAACGGTTTCTCCGCCTGCGTCGCCGGGAAGAACTCCTCCTCGGTGTCCCCGACCAGGTCCGGGGTGACCAGGGTGAGCAGCCGGACCTGGCGGAAGGGGAACAGGTTGTTGAACTTGTGCTCGGTGCCGACCGCGGTGAGGTCCACGCCCGGCTTGAACTCCCGCACCGGCTCGCGCACCACCACGAACACCCGCTGCCGCAGGTAGGCCGGGTTGCCGGGCCGGTCGGGGTGGAACCTGCGCTCGGTGATGGTCACCTTGACCGCGCGGTGGCCGAACGGGGCCAGGAACCCGGCCTGCACCACCCGCACGTAGTGGTCCCGGCCCAGCGCGGCCCGGTGCCGCCACTCCACCAGGTCGATCCCGGCGGGGCGGTGCTCGGACCAGTCGCCGTGGCTGTCCAGGTAACCGCCCAGCGCGCTGAGCACCAGGTGCTCCACCGAGACCGGCCGGGGCAGGTAGGGCTGGCCGATCTCGGTGCGCAGGTCGTGCCTGGCGGTCAGGTGCACGATGTCCCGCCGGTGCTCCGGCTGGAGCGAGGCCGGGAACGGGCCGGGCGGCACCGGGGAGCCCACCGGCGGCGCGGTGTCCCCGGGGAAGTCCCTGGTCCACACCGCGCGGGCGGTCCGGCCGCGCAGCCGGGTGTGCCACAGTTCGACCCGGCCGCTCTCGGGCGGGGCCTCGGCGCGGTGCACCCAGCGGTCGGCCGAGCGCGGGGACAGGTACAGCCGGTAGGGCAGCTCGATCGCGGTGCGCGGGTTGTTCGCCGGGTCCCGCAACGGGTTCTCCGGCACGCCCGGCCCGTCCGCGACCGGCACCACCCGCATCGGCAGCGTGCGCAGCGCGGCCAGCAGACCGGCCTCCTCGTAGGGCACCCGCACGCCCGCGCCGACGGTGAACACCAGTTGGCCGCCACCGGCGATCCGGGCCGCCACCGGCGGGGCCGAGGGGGTGCCCGCCGGTTCCGGGAACGCCTCCTCCAGCAGGTGCTGCGGCGGCAGCGCGACCACGACCAGGCCGTCCTGACCGGCGACCGAGGGCACCAGCCGTCGCCGGAACGCGTCTTCGAACTTCAGGCCGCGGAAGGTGAAGCTGAGGTCGAGCAGGTCGGCTGGGCGCAGCAGGCGCACTGGCGCCGGGAACTCGTCGGCAGGCATGTGCGCCCTCCCCCGTGATCGGCGACTACCGCACCGAAGCTAGGGGAAAGCGCCTACCTGCCACAGCGGGCCGAGGAGCCACCGAACGGGCCGCCTCACTCGCCCTTCCGGCCGCACGTTCAGGCCAGGTCGGCCCGGAGGATGCCGTAGGCGACGAGGTCCCTGCGCACCCCGCCGCGCAGCTGGGCCCCGCGCAGTACGCCCTCGCGGCGCAGCCCGGCCTTCTCCAGCGCGCGCTGCTCGGCCCGGTTCTCCACGTCGGTGGATGCCTCCACCCGGTCCAGGTCGGTGCTGGCGAACAGGTGCTCCACCAGCAGCCGCTGGGCGGCCGAGCCGAGGCCGCGGCCACGGGCCGAGGGCAGCAGCGCGATGCCGAAGTTCCACGCGGTGCAGGAGCGGGCAGGCCCGTAGCTGACCGGGTGCCAGCTCACGCCGCCGACCAGCTCGCCGGTGATCTGGTCCAGCACCGCGGCCCGCCCGGAGACCTCGAAGCGCACCAGCGGCTCCTGCTCGTCCCGGTCCACGTCGAAGGCGCCGTCGCTGCCCTCGCTCAGCACGTCCTCATCGCCCGGCCCGAACTGGGCGAGGGCGATGAGGTCGTTCTCGGCGAGGATCGTCCTGGGACTCACTTGCGGACCGTCAGGCCGACCTTCTGGAACTCCTTCAGGTCCGAGTAGCCGGTCTTGGCCATCGCGCGCCGCAGCGCCCCGAAGAGGTTCAGCGTGCCGTACGGGCTGGTGGCCGGGCCGAACAGGACCGACTCCAGGCTGTGCCCGCTGGTGAAGCCGTAGACGTCGCTGCGCGGCAGCGAGGGGTGCGCGGCCGCCGCGGTCCAGTAGTAGCCCTGGCCGGGCAGGTCCTCGGCCTCGGTGAGCGCCTCGCCGAGCATCACCGCGTCCGCGCCGCAGGCGATGGCCTTGGCGATGTCGCCGGAGTAGGTGAGCCCGCCGTCGGCGATCACGTGCACGTACCGGCCGCCGGTCTCGTCCAGGTAGTCGCGGCGGGCGGCCGCGGCCTCGGCGATCGCGGTGGCCATCGGCACCCCGATGCCCAGCACCCGGTTGGTGGTGCTGGCCTGGGACTGGCCGTAGCCGACGATCACCCCGGCCGCGCCGGTGCGCATCAGGTGCATCGCGGTGCGGTAGTCGCCCACCCCGCCGGCGATCACCGGGATGTCCAGGTCGGCGATGAACCGCTTGAGGTTCAGCGGCTCACCGTCCCTGGAGACGTGCTCGGCGGAGATGATGGTGCCCTGCACGATGAGGATCTCCACGCCCGCGGCCAGCAGGTCGGGGGTCAGCTCCTCGGCGTGCTGCGGACTGACCCGCACCGCCACCGTGTTGCCGGACTCGCGCACGGTGCGGATGGCCTCGGTGAGCAGGTCCACCCTGATCGGCGCGGCGTGCAGCTCCTGCAGCATGCGCACCGCGGCCGAGGGGTCCTCCCCCTCATCGGCGGCCTGCACCACCCGGAACAGCGCGTCCTCGGCGTTGGCGTGCCGAGCCCAGACCCCCTCGGCGTTGAGCACGCCGAGCCCGCCGAGCTCGCCGAAGCGCACCGCGGTGGCCGGCGAGACGATCGCGTCGGTGGGATGGGTGATCAGCGGGATGTCGAAGCGGTAGGCGTCGATCCGCCAGTCCAGCGACACGTCCTTGGAGGAGCGGGTGCGCCGGGAGGGCACGATCTCGATGTCGTCAAGCCCGTAGGCACGCAGCGCGGTGCGCCCGGCACCGATCTCCACCTGGTCCCGCACGTCGATCCTCTCTCACTGTGACAACTGCACTGGCTGCCGGGAATGTCCGTTGTGGACGGTTACCGGGTGGTGTAGTTCGGCGCTTCCACGGTCATCGTGATGTCGTGCGGGTGGCTCTCCTTGAGCCCGGCCGCGGTGATCCGGACCAGCTGGGCCTGCTGCAGCTCGGTGATGGTGGCCGCGCCGGCGTAGCCCATGCCCGAGCGCAGGCCGCCGACCAGCTGGTGCACCACGTTGGACAGCGGGCCGCGGAACGGGATCCGGCCCTCGATGCCCTCCGGCACCAGCTTGTCCTCGCTGAGCACGTCGTCCTGGAAGTAGCGGTCCTTGGAGTAGGACTTGGCCTGGCCACGGGACTGCATCGCGCCGAGGGAGCCCATGCCGCGGTAGGTCTTGTACTGCTTGCCGTTGTGCAGGATCAGCTCGCCGGGCGCCTCGGCGGTGCCGGCCAGCAGGCTGCCCAGCATGACCGTGCTGGCGCCGGCCGCGATGGCCTTGGCGATGTCACCGGAGTACTGGATGCCGCCGTCGCCGATGACCGGCACCCCGGCCAGGGCGCAGGCCAGCGAGGCCTCGTAGATCGCGGTGATCTGCGGCGCGCCCACGCCCGCCACCACGCGGGTGGTGCAGATGGAGCCGGGGCCGACGCCGACCTTCACGCCGTCCGCGCCCGCGTCGACCAGCGCCTGCGCACCCGCGCGGGTGGCCACGTTGCCGCCGATGATGTCGGTGGACTCGCCCAGCTCCTGCTTCAGCTTGGCCACCATGTCCAGCACGTTGCGCGAGTGCGCGTGCGCGGAGTCCACCACGATCGCGTCCACGCCCGCGTCCACCAGCGCCATCGCCCTGCGGTAGGCGTCGTCGCCGACCCCGACCGCGGCGCCGACCACCAGGCGGCCGTCCGGGTCCTTGGTGGCCAGCGGGTACTGGTCGGTCTTGACGAAGTCCTTGACCGTGATCAGGCCGCGCAGCTTGCCGTCGCCGTCGATGATCGGCAGCTTCTCCACCTTGTGCCGCCGCAGCAGCCCCAGCGCGGCCTCGGCCGACACGCCGACGTGCGCGGTGACCAGCGGCATCTGGGTCATCACCTCGCGCACCGGGCGGGAGTGGTCGACCTCGAAGCGCATGTCCCGGTTGGTGATGATGCCGACCAGGCGGCCCTGCGCGTCGGTGACCGGCAGGCCGGAGATGCGGAACCGGCGGCAGCGCTCGTCCACCTCGGCCAGCGTGTCGTCCGGGGAGCAGGTGACCGGGTCGGTGACCATGCCGGCCTCGGAGCGCTTGACCACCTCGGCCTGCGCGGCCTGCTCGTCCACGGAGAGGTTGCGGTGCAACACGCCGATACCGCCCTGGCGGGCCATGGAGATGGCCATCCGGGCCTCGGTGACGGTGTCCATGGCCGAGGAGACCACCGGCACCCGCAGGGTGATGTTGCGGGAGACCCGGCTGGAGGTGTCGACCGCGCCGGGCACGACATCGGACTCGGCAGGCAAGAGGAGGACGTCGTCGAAGGTCAGGCCGAGCATGGCGAACTTCGGCGGGATGCCGTGAGCGGTGAGCTCGCTGGTCATGACTGGTGTCGGCCTTCCTGGTGCGCCGGTCACACGGTGGTTCCCGCCGGCCAGGTGGAGCCAGCGGAACGGGTGACCACATGCTAACCGGCCGACCGGCGGCAACACCTCCGGCCGCAAGCCAGGTACCGTGCCCCACGTGCCGCACAACGCGTTGCCGCCCGATCCCTTCGCCGGGGACCCGGAGGACCCGGCCCTGGTGCTGGGCGAGGCAGAGGAGGAAACGGCCGAGCCCCTCGGCGAGGACGAGCGCGCCGACCTGCTCGCCGACCTGGCCGACCTGGCCGTCTACCAGGCACTTCTGGAGCCGCGTGGGCTCCGTGGCATCGTCGTGGACTGCGGCGACTGCCGGGAGCCGCACTACCACGACTGGGAGCTGTTGCGCTCCAGTCTCCAGCAGTTGCTCGACGACGGCCGGATGCGCCCGCACGAGCCCGCCTACGACCCGGACCCGGCCAGCTACGTCAGCTGGGAGTACTGCCGGGGCTACGCGGATGGCGTAACTCACACCGAGGGCGAGCGTTAGCCAGCTCACGGCGTCATCCCATCCGGTGAACCCACCGAGCGCGGGCCGCCACAGAACATGACCACGCCGTCACGGTGCGCAGTCACGGGCACCGTCCACAGTGGAACCCGCCCCGGAGGTCAGGGTCGCGCGATCCGGCTCGGGCCCGCGGCGTTGTCGGTCCAGGCCTGCTGCCGGTTCGCCGGGGTCACGCACACGTCGTCACCTGGCCAGGCGTCCCGCCACACGTAGCCCTGCACGCAGGTGTGCGGGCCGTAGGGGCCGTTGTACCAGCGGCCGTGGGTGGCGTTGTTGTCCGCGGCCGTCTGCTGGCGGACCGCGCCGCTGACGCACACGTAGTCGTGCTGGTCGCCGTCCCGCCACACCCAGCCGCTCGTGCAGGCGTTGGGGCCGTAGGTGGCGCCCTGCACGGCGTTGGTGCTCACCGTGACCGAGGCGGTGTTGCCGCTGATGCCGTTGATCCGCACGGACACCCCGTTGGCGTCCAGGGACTGCACCGGGTGCCGGTCGCCGCCCCTGGTGCGCAGCAGGTACGGCGTGCCGTCGCGCACCTCGTTCAGCATCACGATGTCGGCCGGGATGCCCGCGCTCCAGCCGGTCTTCTTGCGCAGCTCCACCGTGTAGTACCGGTACGGGTCGTTGGCGTCGAACGGGATGCGCAGCAGCTGGGTGCCCGCCGTGCCAGGGGTTTCCAGCGCGGAGAGGGTGATGGTGCGGGTGCGCACGCCGTCCGCGCCGAGGGTGAACACCCGGTCCCTGGGCAGCCAGCCGAGCTTGTCCCGGAGGTAGCCGTTGAGCCCGACCGCGCTGGTGCCGAAGCGCGCGGTCTGGAAGGTGTGGATGTTCATCGCGGACTGGATGTCCCACGGGTTGTCGTACTCGCCGATCTGCGCCCACTCCACGTTGCGGTAGGCAGGGTCGTCGGAGAAGGAGTGGCCCAGGCCGTAGCCGTGCAGCATCTCGTGCGCGGCGAAGCCGACGTTCCACGCGCCGGGGTCGAGCAGCACCCGGTCGCCCGCCGCGCCGGAGTCCACCCAGTCGTTGAGGATGGCGATGATCCGGTGACCGTTCGGCACGCGGTAACCGTTGCTGGCCGCGGTGTTCACGCAGTCCTGGATCCGGTCCCAGCGGGTCTTCGGCCGCTGCTGCTCCAGGGTGAACGGCATCGTGTGCCAGCCGCGCACCACCGAGCCGTGCAGGGTCACCCGGCCGCGGGACTGGTCGGTGAAGTAGTCGGCCAGTCCGCCTTGGCCCGCGCCGTCCTGGGTCAGGAAGTCGCGGAAGAACTGCTGGTTCTGCGGCTCCTGCGGCTTGTCCTTGAACTTGCACAGCAGCACCGACCAGCCGGTCTGCCCGCGCACCGGCACCGCCTGCGCCGGATTCGCCAGCACCAGCCCGATTCCGCCAACCAACAGGGTCAGCGCCAGCGCCGCCCAGGTCCGATA from Crossiella sp. CA-258035 harbors:
- a CDS encoding GNAT family protein, which translates into the protein MSPRTILAENDLIALAQFGPGDEDVLSEGSDGAFDVDRDEQEPLVRFEVSGRAAVLDQITGELVGGVSWHPVSYGPARSCTAWNFGIALLPSARGRGLGSAAQRLLVEHLFASTDLDRVEASTDVENRAEQRALEKAGLRREGVLRGAQLRGGVRRDLVAYGILRADLA
- a CDS encoding GuaB3 family IMP dehydrogenase-related protein; translation: MRDQVEIGAGRTALRAYGLDDIEIVPSRRTRSSKDVSLDWRIDAYRFDIPLITHPTDAIVSPATAVRFGELGGLGVLNAEGVWARHANAEDALFRVVQAADEGEDPSAAVRMLQELHAAPIRVDLLTEAIRTVRESGNTVAVRVSPQHAEELTPDLLAAGVEILIVQGTIISAEHVSRDGEPLNLKRFIADLDIPVIAGGVGDYRTAMHLMRTGAAGVIVGYGQSQASTTNRVLGIGVPMATAIAEAAAARRDYLDETGGRYVHVIADGGLTYSGDIAKAIACGADAVMLGEALTEAEDLPGQGYYWTAAAAHPSLPRSDVYGFTSGHSLESVLFGPATSPYGTLNLFGALRRAMAKTGYSDLKEFQKVGLTVRK
- the guaB gene encoding IMP dehydrogenase, with product MTSELTAHGIPPKFAMLGLTFDDVLLLPAESDVVPGAVDTSSRVSRNITLRVPVVSSAMDTVTEARMAISMARQGGIGVLHRNLSVDEQAAQAEVVKRSEAGMVTDPVTCSPDDTLAEVDERCRRFRISGLPVTDAQGRLVGIITNRDMRFEVDHSRPVREVMTQMPLVTAHVGVSAEAALGLLRRHKVEKLPIIDGDGKLRGLITVKDFVKTDQYPLATKDPDGRLVVGAAVGVGDDAYRRAMALVDAGVDAIVVDSAHAHSRNVLDMVAKLKQELGESTDIIGGNVATRAGAQALVDAGADGVKVGVGPGSICTTRVVAGVGAPQITAIYEASLACALAGVPVIGDGGIQYSGDIAKAIAAGASTVMLGSLLAGTAEAPGELILHNGKQYKTYRGMGSLGAMQSRGQAKSYSKDRYFQDDVLSEDKLVPEGIEGRIPFRGPLSNVVHQLVGGLRSGMGYAGAATITELQQAQLVRITAAGLKESHPHDITMTVEAPNYTTR
- a CDS encoding DUF5319 family protein, encoding MPHVPHNALPPDPFAGDPEDPALVLGEAEEETAEPLGEDERADLLADLADLAVYQALLEPRGLRGIVVDCGDCREPHYHDWELLRSSLQQLLDDGRMRPHEPAYDPDPASYVSWEYCRGYADGVTHTEGER